From the genome of Helicobacter pylori, one region includes:
- a CDS encoding polysaccharide deacetylase family protein yields the protein MAKEILVAYGVDIDAVAGWLGSYGGEDSPDDISRGLFAGEVGIPRLLKLFKKYHLHATWFAPGHSIETFPEQMKMIVDAGHEVGAHGYSHENPIAMTAKQEEDVLLKSVELIKDLTGKAPTGYVAPWWEFSNITNELLLKHGFKYDHSLMHNDFTPYFVRVGDSWSKIDYSLEAKDWMKPLIRGVETDLVEIPANWYLDDLPPMMFIKKSPNSFGFVSPHDIGQMWIDQFDWVYREMDYAVFSMTIHPDVSARPQVLLMHEKIIEHINKHEGVRWVTFNEIADDFLKRSPRKK from the coding sequence ATGGCAAAAGAAATTTTAGTGGCTTATGGCGTGGATATTGATGCGGTGGCTGGTTGGCTAGGGAGCTATGGTGGGGAGGATTCGCCTGATGATATTTCGCGTGGGCTTTTTGCGGGTGAAGTGGGGATCCCACGGCTTTTGAAATTGTTTAAAAAATACCATCTCCATGCGACTTGGTTTGCGCCTGGGCATTCTATTGAAACTTTCCCTGAACAAATGAAAATGATCGTGGATGCAGGGCATGAAGTGGGTGCGCATGGGTATTCGCATGAAAACCCTATCGCTATGACTGCCAAGCAAGAAGAAGATGTTTTGTTAAAAAGCGTTGAGTTGATTAAAGATCTCACCGGCAAAGCCCCCACAGGCTATGTGGCACCGTGGTGGGAGTTTTCTAATATCACTAATGAATTGCTTTTAAAACACGGCTTCAAATACGACCACTCGCTCATGCACAATGATTTCACGCCCTATTTCGTGCGTGTGGGGGATAGTTGGAGCAAGATTGATTATAGTCTGGAAGCCAAAGATTGGATGAAGCCTTTAATCCGTGGGGTGGAAACAGATTTGGTGGAAATCCCTGCGAATTGGTATTTGGACGATTTACCGCCGATGATGTTTATCAAAAAATCCCCCAATAGTTTTGGTTTTGTAAGCCCGCACGATATAGGGCAAATGTGGATCGATCAATTTGATTGGGTTTATCGTGAGATGGATTATGCGGTCTTTAGCATGACAATCCACCCTGATGTGAGTGCTCGTCCGCAAGTGTTGCTCATGCATGAAAAAATCATTGAGCATATCAACAAGCACGAGGGCGTGCGTTGGGTAACATTCAATGAAATCGCTGATGATTTCTTAAAACGAAGCCCCAGAAAAAAATAG
- a CDS encoding DNA-methyltransferase: MQDYRTLTLENIYAPDEITGALSLLQSCGIESIVNPSNITLNFDIVDLKMLESTTQNTLVQKTLEELYKIRSFSSQNGKIVFKSFNKAKKVANKKQNAKARLAYESYKKEFSKETNEIQSCLNQIYCEDSLEFLKKLPNNCIDIVLTSPPYNFGINYNATQDANLWQEYFNTLFAIFKECIRVLKSGGRIIVNIQPMFSDYIPTHHFISKFFIDEGLIWKGEILWEKNNYNCKYCTWGSWKSPAAPYLKYSWEFIEIFCKNNLKKEGDKDSIDITDDEFKKWVYGKWNFAPERNMKQYGHDAMFPEELVKRCLKLFSYQNDIVLDPFNGAGTTTKVAKQLGCRFIGIDISEKYCEVARARLKEVTNLFN; the protein is encoded by the coding sequence ATGCAAGATTATAGAACTCTTACGCTAGAAAATATTTATGCACCAGATGAGATAACAGGCGCACTTTCATTGTTACAATCTTGCGGTATTGAATCGATTGTTAATCCTTCAAATATCACGCTTAATTTTGACATTGTGGATTTAAAAATGCTTGAATCCACTACACAAAATACGCTGGTTCAAAAGACATTAGAGGAGTTGTATAAAATCCGCTCATTTTCTAGTCAAAATGGCAAAATCGTATTTAAGAGCTTCAACAAAGCCAAAAAAGTCGCCAACAAAAAGCAAAACGCAAAGGCAAGATTGGCTTACGAATCTTACAAAAAAGAGTTTAGCAAGGAGACAAATGAGATTCAAAGCTGTCTTAATCAAATTTACTGCGAAGATAGCTTGGAGTTTTTAAAAAAGCTCCCAAATAATTGCATAGATATAGTGCTAACTTCGCCACCTTACAACTTTGGCATCAATTACAACGCAACGCAGGATGCAAATCTTTGGCAAGAGTATTTCAACACGCTTTTTGCCATTTTTAAAGAGTGTATTCGTGTATTAAAAAGCGGAGGGCGAATCATTGTCAATATCCAGCCTATGTTTAGCGATTATATCCCTACACACCATTTTATCAGCAAATTTTTCATTGATGAAGGGCTTATTTGGAAAGGCGAGATTTTATGGGAAAAGAATAACTACAACTGCAAATACTGCACTTGGGGAAGCTGGAAAAGCCCTGCTGCACCATATTTAAAATATTCGTGGGAGTTTATTGAAATTTTTTGCAAAAATAACCTTAAAAAAGAGGGCGATAAAGACAGCATTGACATAACCGATGATGAGTTTAAAAAGTGGGTTTATGGCAAGTGGAACTTTGCCCCAGAACGCAACATGAAACAATATGGGCATGATGCAATGTTCCCAGAAGAATTAGTAAAGCGGTGTTTAAAGCTATTTTCCTATCAAAATGATATTGTATTAGATCCATTTAATGGTGCAGGGACAACGACAAAAGTCGCCAAACAACTAGGGTGCAGATTCATAGGCATAGACATTAGCGAAAAGTATTGTGAAGTAGCAAGAGCAAGACTAAAAGAAGTAACAAATTTATTTAATTGA
- a CDS encoding CobW family GTP-binding protein, translated as MPKIPITLITGFLGSGKTSFLSEYLNQIDHQGVALIINEIGQAALDQRILSVQYCGEKMLYLNAGCVCCNKRMDLVESLKATLNNYEWRGEILKRIIIETTGLANPAPILWTILSDTFLGAHFEIQSVVVCVDALNARMHLTNNEAKEQIVFADSVLLTKTDLQNDSVALIKLKERIQAINPSAEIFDKKNINYESFFSRKNRARNFMPRMPKDSHSQGFEVLSISFEGAMEWSAFGIWLSLLLHKYGTQILRIKGIIDTGSGFLVSINGVMHIIYPPKHILKDQNGSNLVFIMRHLEREKILNSLEGFKGFLGIKGFETQ; from the coding sequence ATGCCCAAAATCCCTATCACGCTCATCACAGGTTTTTTAGGCAGCGGTAAAACGAGTTTTTTAAGCGAATATTTAAACCAAATAGATCACCAAGGCGTTGCTCTTATCATCAATGAAATCGGTCAAGCCGCCTTGGATCAGCGCATCTTAAGCGTTCAATATTGCGGTGAAAAAATGCTCTATCTTAACGCAGGGTGTGTGTGTTGCAACAAACGCATGGATTTAGTGGAGTCTCTAAAAGCCACGCTCAATAACTATGAATGGCGCGGCGAAATTTTAAAGCGCATCATCATTGAAACCACCGGTTTAGCCAACCCGGCACCGATTTTATGGACGATTTTGAGCGATACTTTTTTAGGGGCGCATTTTGAGATTCAAAGCGTGGTGGTTTGCGTGGATGCTTTGAATGCTAGAATGCATTTAACCAACAATGAAGCTAAAGAACAAATCGTTTTTGCTGATAGCGTTTTATTGACCAAAACGGATTTGCAAAACGACAGCGTGGCTTTAATCAAATTAAAAGAGCGGATTCAAGCCATTAACCCTAGTGCAGAAATTTTTGACAAGAAAAATATCAATTACGAAAGCTTTTTTTCACGCAAAAATAGGGCACGAAATTTTATGCCAAGAATGCCAAAAGATTCACACTCGCAAGGCTTTGAGGTTTTAAGCATCAGTTTTGAAGGGGCGATGGAATGGAGCGCGTTTGGGATTTGGCTGAGTTTGTTATTGCATAAATACGGCACACAGATTTTACGCATCAAGGGGATTATTGACACTGGAAGCGGCTTTTTGGTGAGCATTAACGGCGTGATGCATATCATTTACCCGCCCAAGCACATTTTAAAGGATCAAAACGGCTCTAACCTCGTTTTTATCATGCGCCATTTAGAGCGTGAAAAAATCTTAAATTCATTAGAGGGTTTTAAGGGTTTTCTCGGCATTAAGGGTTTTGAAACCCAATAA